In Arctopsyche grandis isolate Sample6627 chromosome 13, ASM5162203v2, whole genome shotgun sequence, one DNA window encodes the following:
- the LOC143921493 gene encoding uncharacterized protein LOC143921493 gives MKEKLHKCDISLKSFTKNSQLTIHKRTHTGEKPYQCDICLKSFARESHFVEHKLIHTGVISNKCDICLKSFTQKSSLTIHKRIHTGEKPYPCDICSQSFSTKSALVIHITNHTGIKPYKCDICSKSFPQNFRLTEHKKTHSGVISNKCDICLKSFTQKSSLKRHKKTHTGEKPYQCDICSKSFIEKGCLVEHIRTHTGMKPYKCDICLKTFAQYSRLIIHKRAHIGEKPFQCDICLKSFAQYSRLIIHKRGHTGEKPFQCDICFKSFAHKNYLVEHIKTHAGIKPYNCEICLKLFAQKFRLKIHKRTHTENKPYQCDNCSISFTQKSSLIKHKKNQCR, from the coding sequence ATGAAGGAAAAGTTACATAAATGCGATATTTCTTTAAAATCGTTTACCAAAAATTCACAACTTACGATACACAAAAGAACTCATACCggggaaaaaccataccaatgtgacatttgtttgaaatcattcgcTCGAGAATCTCATTTTGTAGAACACAAATTAATTCACACTGGGgtaatatcaaataaatgtgacatttgtttaaaatcgtttactcaaaaatcaagcctTACGATACATAAAAGaattcatactggggaaaaaccatacccatgtgacatttgttcacaaTCATTCTCTACCAAATCTGCCCTTGTAATACACATAACAAATCATACTggaataaaaccatacaaatgtgacatttgttcaaaatcttttcCTCAAAACTTCCGCCTCACGGAACACAAAAAAACTCACTCTGGGGTGATATctaataaatgtgatatttgtttaaaatcgtttactcaaaaatccAGCCTTAAGAGACATAAAAaaactcatactggggaaaaaccatatcaatgtgacatttgttcaaaatcattcattGAAAAAGGTTGTCTCGTTGAACACATTAGAACTCATACTGGGATGAAAccatataaatgtgacatttgtttaaaaacatttgcTCAATATTCCCGCCTCATAATACACAAAAGAGCTCATATTGGTGAAAAACCATttcaatgtgacatttgtttaaaatcatttgctcaaTATTCCCGCCTCATAATACACAAAAGAggtcatactggggaaaaaccatttcaatgtgacatttgtttcaaatcattcgCGCATAAAAATTATCTTGTTGAACACATTAAAActcatgctgggataaaaccatataattgtgaaatttgtttaaaattatttgctcAAAAATTCCGCCTCAAGATACACAAAAGAACTCATACTGAGAATAAACCATATCAATGTGACAATTGTTCAATatcgtttactcaaaaatccagccttataaaacataaaaagaaCCAATGCCGTTGA
- the LOC143921466 gene encoding uncharacterized protein LOC143921466: MEFPMQCRLCLSSGPAEAFVSIHGNPQPHLAESISSCCQLQVKKDDGLPDTICRFCNNNLELLISFRKVCLRNYEISKLKLNKRVDIKPEEVLLEDLIWENEHDVTLTPNVNNIPVKDKMKEKLHKCDICLKSFTKKSQLTIHKRTHTGEKPYQCDICLKSFTRKSHFVEHKLIHTGVISNKCDICLKSFTQKSSLTKHKKTHAVEKPYPCDICSKSFSEKSALVIHVTNHTGLKPYKCDICSKSFTQKSKLTIHKRIHTGEKPYPCDICSQSFSTKSALVIHITNHTGIKPYKCDICPKLFTQKSSLTRHKKTHTGEKPYQCDICSKSFIEKGCLVEHIRTHTGMKPYKCDICLKTFAQYSRLIIHKRAHTGEKPFQCDICFKSFAQKDYLVEHIKTHTGIKPYNCDICLKSFAQKFRLTIHKRTHTGEKPYNCDICLKSFTQKSSIKIHKRTHTEEKPYQCDNCSISFTQKSSLIKHKKNQCR, translated from the exons ATGGAGTTTCCAATGCAGTGCAGACTCTGTTTGTCTTCGGGTCCAGCCGAGgctttcgtctccatccatggaAATCCTCAGCCACATTTGGCCGAAAGCATTTCGTCCTGCTGTCAGCTGCAG GTCAAGAAAGATGACGGATTGCCAGATACGATATGTCGTTTTTGTaacaacaatctggaattgctaATCAGTTTTCGAAAAGTTTGTCTTCGAAATTATGAAATTTCGAAACTGAAGCTAAACAAGCGTGTAGATATCAAACCAGAAGAAGTTTTAttagaagatttaatatgggaaaatGAGCATGATGTTACTCTGACACCAAACGTTAACAACATCCCTGTTAAGGATAAGATGAAGGAAAAGTtacataaatgtgatatttgtttaaaatcatttactaaaaaatcacAACTTACGATACACAAAAGAACTCATACCggggaaaaaccataccaatgtgacatttgtttaaaatcattcactcgAAAATCTCATTTTGTAGAACACAAATTAATTCACACTGGGGTGATATctaataaatgtgatatttgtttaaaatcgtttactcaaaaatcaagccttacaaaacataaaaaaactcatGCTGTGGAAAAACCATAcccatgtgacatttgttctaAGTCATTCTCTGAAAAATCTGCCCTTGTAATACACGTAACAAATCATACTGGTCTGAAACCATATAAATGTGACATCTGTTcaaaatcgtttactcaaaaatcaaAACTTACGATACATAAAAGaattcatactggggaaaaaccatacccatgtgacatttgttcacaaTCATTCTCTACCAAATCTGCCCTTGTAATACACATAACAAATCATACTggaataaaaccatacaaatgtgacatttgtccaAAATTGTTTACTCAAAAATCCAGCCTTACGAGACATAAAAaaactcatactggggaaaaaccatatcaatgtgacatttgttcaaaatcattcattGAAAAAGGTTGTCTCGTTGAACACATTAGAACTCACACTGGGATGAAAccatataaatgtgacatttgtttaaaaacatttgcTCAATATTCCCGCCTCATAATACACAAAAGAGCTCATACTGGTGAAAAACCATttcaatgtgacatttgtttcaaatcattcgCGCAAAAAGATTATCTTGTTGAACACATTAAAactcatactgggataaaaccatataattgtgatatttgtttaaaatcatttgctcaaAAATTCCGCCTCACGATACACAAAAgaactcatactggggaaaaaccatataattgtgacatttgtttaaaatcatttactcaaaaatccaGCATCAAGATACACAAAAGAACTCATACTGAGGAAAAACCATATCAATGTGACAATTGTTCAATatcgtttactcaaaaatccagccttataaaacataaaaaaaaccaatgcCGTTGA
- the LOC143921224 gene encoding uncharacterized protein LOC143921224, with the protein MFRAIDSVKMELELELELESEPEPEPELALQCRLCLSFGPAEYFVSFEADASVATRIFTGCQLQVKKDDNLPDTICRSCNNNLELLISFRKVCLRNYEISKLKLNKRLDIKPEEVLLEDLLWENESDVNTPSNANDTPANDQINQNLYKCDICIKTFARRNYLIRHIKSHTGLRPYKCDICFKSFSQKVYLTGHIKTHTGLKPFQCDICLKSFSRKSNFAEHKTTHTGLKANKCEICLKSFTQKSSLTIHKRTHTGEKPYQCEICLKSFSLKSSLTIHNRNHTGEKPYQCDICFKSFSLKAPLIIHKKTHTKLNPHKCDICLESFDQKSDLVLHKTTHAGLRPYKCDICLKSFVKKVYLIAHIKTHSGLKPYKCDICTKSFLRKSDFVNHEIYHSGKKPHACGICLKSFFVKSNFTIHMRSHTGEKPYQCEICLKSFARKAHFEGHKLIHTGVKSNKCDVCTKSFTQKSSLIKHKKTHTGEKPHPCVFCSKSFSEKSALVIHMTNHTGIKPYKCDRCSKSYAQKFRLTIHKRTHSGEKPFQCDICFKSFVQKGYLVEHMKTHTGLKPYNCDICLKSFAQKSRFNVHKRTHTRE; encoded by the exons ATGTTCCGCGCAATCGACTCGGTGAAgatggagctggagctggagctggagctggagtcGGAGCCGGAGCCGGAGCCGGAGCTGGCATTGCAGTGCAGACTTTGCTTGTCTTTCGGACCAGCCGAGTACTTCGTGTCCTTCGAAGCTGACGCATCCGTGGCGACGCGCATCTTCACCGGCTGTCAGCTGCAG GTCAAGAAAGATGATAATCTGCCAGATACGATATGCCGTTCTTGTAataacaatctggaattgctcatCAGTTTTCGAAAAGTTTGTCTTCGAAATTATGAAATTTCGAAACTGAAGCTAAACAAGCGCTTAGATATCAAACCGGAAGAAGTTCTACTGGAAGATTTGTTATGGGAAAATGAGTCTGATGTTAATACGCCATCAAACGCTAACGACACCCCTGCAAACGATCAgatcaatcaaaatttatataaatgtgatatttgtatcAAAACATTCGCTCGAAGAAATTATCTTATAAGACACATTAAAAGTCATACTGGATTAaggccatacaaatgtgatatttgttttaaatcattttctcaaaaagttTATCTCACTGGACACATTAAAACTCACACTGGGTTGAAACCATtccaatgtgacatttgtctaaaatcattctCTCGAAAATCCAACTTTGCGGAACACAAAACAACTCACACCGGGCTAAAAGcaaacaaatgtgaaatttgtttaaaatcttttactcaaaaatcaagccttacaatacataaaagaactcacactggggaaaaaccataccaatgtgaaatttgtttaaaatcgttcagTCTAAAATCTAGCCTTACGATACACAATAGAaatcatactggggaaaaaccataccaatgtgatatttgctttaaatcgtTCTCACTTAAAGCCCCACTTATAATACACAAAAAGACTCACACTAAATTAAatccacacaaatgtgacatttgtttggaATCATTTGATCAAAAGTCCGATCTTGTATTACACAAAACAACGCATGCTGGATTAAGAccatataaatgtgacatttgcttaaaatcattcgtTAAAAAAGTTTATCTCATTGCACACATTAAAACACATTCTGGGTtgaagccatacaaatgtgacatttgcacAAAGTCTTTCCTTCGAAAAAGTGATTTTGTAAATCACGAAATATACCATTCTGGAAAAAAACCACATGCATGTGGTAtctgcttaaaatcattttttgtcAAATCTAACTTTACAATACACATGAGATCTCATACCGGGGAAAAACCGTaccaatgtgaaatttgtttaaaatcattcgctCGAAAAGCCCACTTTGAAGGACACAAATTAATTCACACCGGGGTTAAGTCAaataaatgtgacgtttgtacaaaatcgtttactcaaaaatccagccttataaaacataaaaaaactcatACCGGAGAAAAACCACATCCATGCgtattttgttcaaaatcattctctGAAAAATCTGCCCTTGTAATACACATGACAAATCACACTggaataaaaccatacaaatgtgacaggTGTTCTAAATCATATGCTCAAAAATTCCGCCTCACGATACACAAAAGAACTCATTCTGGAGAAAAGCCATttcaatgtgacatttgttttaaatcattcgtTCAAAAAGGCTATCTCGTTGAACACATGAAAACTCATACTGGGTTGAAACCGTAtaattgtgacatttgtttaaaatcgttcgcCCAAAAATCCCGCTTtaatgtacacaaaagaactcaTACTAGAGAATAA
- the LOC143920780 gene encoding uncharacterized protein LOC143920780 — YLTKHTITHTEIKPHECEICSKSFTKKSNLAKHILTHTGEKPYECKICLKSFSQSSSLTLHKRNHTGEKPYHCEICLKSFSQSSSLTKHKRTHTGEKPFQCDVCLKSFSEKYHLTQHTITHTGIKPHECEICLKSFTKKYMLAKHILTHTGKNRTNVKFA; from the coding sequence tatctcACTaagcacacaataactcatacTGAAATAAAACCACacgaatgtgaaatttgttcaaaatcgtttacaaaaaaatctaaccttgcAAAGCACATATTAACTCATACAGGTGAAAAACCGTacgaatgtaaaatttgtttaaaatcttttaGTCAGTCATCCAGTCTTACGTTACACAAAAGAaatcatactggggaaaaaccataccattgtgaaatttgtttaaaatcgtttagtcAGTCATCCAGTCTTACGAAACACAAAAgaactcatactggggaaaaaccattcCAATGTGATGTTTGTTTGAAATCTTTCTCAGAGAAATATCATCTCACTcagcacacaataactcatactggaataaaaccacacgaatgtgaaatttgtttaaaatcgtttacaaaaaaatatatgcttgCAAAGCACATTTTAACTCATACGGGTAAAAACCGAACGAATGtaaaatttgcttaa
- the LOC143921501 gene encoding uncharacterized protein LOC143921501, which translates to MKEKLYKCDMCGKTFARKNYLITHIRTHTGLKPYKCDSFRKVCVQREKISKLQLSERVIIKPEEVLLEDLVWENESDVNTVPNVSNTPINDQINKNLYKCDICLKTFARRGNLIRHINSHTGLKPFRCEICLKSFSQKSTLKSHSRTHTGEKPFQCDVCLKSFLFKSHLTQHTLSHTGIKPHECEICSKSFSKKSNLAKHILTHTDEQPYECKICLKSFSQSSILRNTKELILGKNHSNVMSV; encoded by the exons ATGAAAGAAAAgttatacaaatgtgatatgtGTGGCAAAACTTTCGCTCGTAAAAATTATCTTATTACACACATTAGAACTCATACTGGTctgaaaccatacaaatgtgacagtTTTCGAAAAGTTTGTGTTCAACGTGAGAAAATTTCGAAACTGCAACTAAGCGAGCGTGTAATTATCAAACCGGAAGAAGTTCTTCTGGAAGATTTAGTATGGGAAAATGAGTCTGATGTTAATACAGTACCAAACGTTAGCAACACCCCCATtaatgatcagataaataaaaacttatataaatgtgatatttgtttgaaaacttTCGCTCGAAGAGGTAATCTTATTAGACACATTAATAGTCACACTGGATTAAAACCATTCcgatgtgaaatttgtttgaaatcgttttctcaaaaatcaacaCTTAAGTCACACAGTAgaactcatactggggaaaaaccattcCAATGTGATGTTTGCTTGAAATCTTTCTTATTTAAATCTCATCTCACTCAGCACACATTAAGTCATactggaataaaaccacacgaatgtgaaatttgttcaaaatcgttttcaaaaaaatctaaccttgcAAAGCACATATTAACTCATACGGATGAACAACCGTacgaatgtaaaatttgtttgaaatcgttTAGTCAGTCATCCA TCTTACGAAACACAAAAgaactcatactggggaaaaaccattcCAATGTGATGTCTGTTTGA
- the LOC143921507 gene encoding uncharacterized protein LOC143921507, with amino-acid sequence MCRCSGSGYVQMSPDMAVCCWLGIRLCSEGLWIWQLCCWLVRLVHCRVSALFAVGRLVCCCVSTLAAVGRLKLFKVDLLLYCFWASRDSLQLVFMRVRGMCFCRLGWKLLERLAPFRSM; translated from the exons atgtgtcgttgctctggatccggatatgttcagatgtctccggatatggcagtgtgttgctggctcggcattcggctatgttcagaaggtctctggatatggcagt tgtgttgctggctcgttcggctggtccACTGCCGTGTGTCGGCGCTttttgctgtgggtcgactggtctgctgctgtgtgtcgacgcttgctgctgtgggtcgactgaagttgtttaaagtggacctccttttatattgtttttgggcaTCACGTGACTCGTTGCAGCTGGTGTTTATGCGTGTGCGAGGAATGTGTTTTTGTCGATTAGGGTGGAAGTTGCTAGAAcgtttggcaccgttccgctcgatgtag